One genomic window of Paeniglutamicibacter sp. Y32M11 includes the following:
- a CDS encoding family 16 glycosylhydrolase yields the protein MSNSSQESSPTPRQFSFRVPAAILMAAMLTTAGFTGPVSPANAATMEAGDPIVDDSMTRTVTGSWGKSPSGVNYYSTASNLSVFAGTALMPLSSASSTTTVRTRYDLMDSESSVKVKVPVLPTGSAGVYTSLFGRDSGTGNYRSTLRILPTGKTVIEISRWNSGGGTTQLKSVSLPLTVKAGQQFNLKLRVTGKPKVVVESKVWAVGQTEPTEWSASFTDSSASAITTKGMTSISGYRGSGSQAMTLAFDDLKILPLTQVSDPAPAPAPTPTPTPTPAPLPDTDTSNVGSQWGTPVFSDDFGTTSLNKWIVRDDSTHGVLSYDRAVISKDNASTSNGLLHLEGKKLDTPVVKSGERWFSTAYIDTIGKFSQKYGRWEMRAKLPLTANNSKGIWPAFWLRPDGGATGGEIDIMEAYGTPTSVSFDPQNRAEGTLHYDQTGKSKTNSWIPVTSTLSSEFHTWTFEWTPQGMKWLFDGKEFKSVDRAGNAAYEAAFETNAKFHMRLNTQYGSPYWGMPDVTNSSVTKDHSDFQVDYVKAWSYKG from the coding sequence ATGTCTAATTCAAGCCAAGAATCATCTCCCACCCCTCGCCAGTTCAGCTTCAGGGTTCCCGCTGCCATCCTCATGGCCGCGATGTTGACTACCGCGGGCTTTACCGGCCCAGTATCCCCAGCAAACGCTGCCACCATGGAGGCTGGAGATCCGATTGTCGACGATTCGATGACTCGCACCGTCACCGGCTCGTGGGGCAAATCGCCAAGCGGTGTCAATTACTACAGCACTGCCAGCAACCTCTCGGTTTTTGCCGGCACGGCGTTGATGCCCCTGTCGTCCGCCAGCAGCACCACCACCGTCCGTACCAGGTACGACCTGATGGATTCCGAATCTTCGGTCAAGGTCAAGGTACCGGTGCTACCCACCGGGTCAGCCGGTGTGTACACCTCGCTCTTTGGTCGCGATAGCGGTACTGGAAACTACCGTTCAACTCTGCGCATCTTGCCCACGGGAAAAACCGTAATTGAGATCTCGCGTTGGAACTCCGGTGGTGGAACGACCCAACTTAAATCAGTTTCACTGCCGTTGACGGTAAAGGCTGGCCAGCAGTTCAACCTCAAGCTACGTGTTACCGGAAAGCCTAAAGTAGTTGTTGAGTCCAAGGTCTGGGCGGTTGGACAGACCGAGCCAACCGAATGGTCGGCCTCGTTCACTGATTCGTCTGCGAGTGCCATCACGACCAAGGGCATGACCTCGATCAGCGGATATCGAGGCAGCGGCAGCCAGGCCATGACACTTGCCTTCGACGATTTGAAGATTCTGCCTCTAACCCAGGTCAGCGATCCGGCTCCGGCTCCGGCGCCAACGCCGACTCCAACCCCCACTCCGGCACCCCTCCCCGACACCGATACGTCAAACGTCGGCTCGCAGTGGGGCACCCCGGTCTTCTCCGATGATTTTGGGACAACTAGTCTCAATAAGTGGATCGTTCGTGACGATTCGACGCATGGCGTCCTTTCGTACGATCGCGCGGTAATCTCAAAAGACAACGCCAGCACTTCCAACGGACTGCTCCACTTGGAGGGCAAGAAGCTCGATACTCCTGTTGTTAAGAGCGGCGAACGCTGGTTCTCTACCGCCTACATCGACACGATTGGCAAGTTCTCACAGAAGTACGGACGCTGGGAAATGCGCGCCAAGCTGCCGCTGACGGCCAATAATTCGAAGGGCATCTGGCCGGCATTCTGGCTGCGCCCCGATGGCGGTGCTACGGGCGGAGAAATCGACATCATGGAGGCCTACGGGACCCCGACGTCTGTGTCGTTTGACCCTCAGAATCGGGCCGAGGGCACGCTCCACTACGACCAAACCGGTAAGAGCAAGACCAATTCCTGGATTCCTGTCACTTCCACGTTATCCAGCGAATTCCATACGTGGACCTTCGAATGGACCCCACAAGGGATGAAATGGCTGTTTGATGGCAAAGAATTCAAGTCGGTGGACCGCGCTGGCAATGCAGCATACGAGGCAGCCTTCGAAACCAATGCGAAATTCCATATGCGACTGAACACTCAGTATGGATCCCCTTATTGGGGCATGCCAGACGTCACCAATTCTTCAGTGACCAAGGACCACTCCGATTTCCAGGTTGACTACGTCAAGGCGTGGTCGTACAAGGGCTAA
- a CDS encoding sugar transferase produces MKLLTIVDALVISSVMVFAWNTVADVERGGLFPYLPIMAFSWFLMLGIGGARRAEVLGRGVDEYRRVVGASLLTVGLMAFTGMELRLEGTRQIVFSAILAGPPALLFARWMLRRLLRHRAKSGATLSKVVVIGCASDIEYVVRRVSKASSAGYQIVALVEDTGTSMELEPLVPVTHNPEDLEHMISTHGADAVIVAGPLNAGKDAVRNLGWELERLGAEMILASNLTNVASSRIHIREVDGLPLMHVERPALSGVRMRAKRAVDICLTAIALTILLPVLLMIAIAIRMDSRGPVIFAQRRIGKRGQEFTMLKFRTMCLDAESRLDGLKEQNEGAGPLFKMKADPRVTKIGKMLRRTSLDELPQLINVIKGDMSLVGPRPPLPCEVEAYEGHTFRRLLIRPGLTGLWQISGRSNLSWEDSVRLDLYYVENWSLMDDLVIMCHTAKAMIRPSGAY; encoded by the coding sequence GTGAAGCTCCTGACAATTGTCGATGCTTTGGTAATTTCCTCAGTCATGGTCTTCGCGTGGAATACCGTCGCGGATGTCGAACGTGGAGGACTCTTCCCTTATCTTCCGATTATGGCTTTTTCGTGGTTCCTGATGTTGGGTATCGGGGGAGCAAGGCGAGCGGAAGTCCTAGGTCGCGGGGTGGATGAATATCGAAGGGTTGTCGGGGCCAGCCTGCTCACGGTAGGACTCATGGCATTCACCGGCATGGAATTGAGACTTGAGGGCACCCGGCAGATCGTATTCTCCGCGATTCTTGCGGGACCCCCGGCATTGTTGTTCGCTCGGTGGATGCTGCGGAGATTGCTGCGCCATCGGGCGAAAAGCGGGGCCACGCTATCAAAGGTGGTTGTCATCGGATGCGCCAGCGATATCGAGTACGTGGTCCGCCGGGTCTCCAAGGCATCATCAGCCGGCTACCAAATAGTGGCACTCGTTGAAGACACAGGAACTTCCATGGAGCTGGAACCGCTGGTTCCGGTGACGCACAACCCGGAAGACCTAGAACACATGATCAGCACGCATGGTGCAGATGCGGTCATCGTCGCGGGCCCGCTGAACGCTGGCAAGGATGCAGTGAGAAATCTGGGATGGGAACTGGAAAGACTAGGAGCCGAGATGATCTTGGCTTCGAACCTGACAAATGTTGCCAGTTCTCGGATTCACATCAGAGAAGTGGATGGACTCCCGCTGATGCATGTTGAACGCCCTGCCCTTTCTGGCGTGAGGATGCGAGCCAAGCGTGCGGTGGATATTTGCCTGACGGCTATTGCTTTGACGATCCTGCTCCCAGTGTTGTTAATGATTGCTATTGCCATCCGGATGGATTCGAGGGGACCTGTAATCTTCGCGCAGCGGCGTATCGGCAAACGGGGTCAGGAATTCACCATGCTTAAATTCCGTACGATGTGTCTTGACGCGGAATCACGGCTGGACGGACTCAAAGAGCAAAACGAAGGCGCCGGACCGCTGTTCAAAATGAAGGCCGATCCCCGAGTGACGAAGATCGGCAAGATGCTTCGTAGGACTTCTCTAGACGAGCTCCCACAGCTGATCAACGTCATCAAGGGGGACATGTCTCTCGTGGGGCCGCGACCGCCGCTGCCATGCGAAGTTGAGGCCTATGAAGGTCACACTTTTCGGCGTCTGCTGATTCGACCAGGACTAACTGGACTTTGGCAAATCAGTGGAAGGAGCAACCTCAGCTGGGAAGACAGCGTCAGGCTCGATCTCTATTACGTCGAGAACTGGTCACTGATGGATGATCTTGTAATCATGTGCCACACAGCCAAGGCGATGATTCGCCCGAGCGGTGCGTATTAG
- a CDS encoding TetR/AcrR family transcriptional regulator gives MSPTARPRTRMTGVQRRLQLMDISRQLFSSRGVDGTTIEEIARSAGVSKPIVYEHFGSKEALYMEVVTNEYRELLARITESLSGEDTSRVLLEKAALAILTYIEDNTAGFRILVRDAPPSEPGGTYATLLSKVTEQVEEILADEFTQRGFSAEDSSIYAQMLVGMVAMTAQWWLDARVPDKRTVAAHVVNLAWYGLTGLRKEPGLRDS, from the coding sequence ATGAGCCCCACCGCACGACCTCGCACGCGCATGACCGGAGTCCAACGTCGGCTGCAGCTAATGGATATTTCTCGTCAGTTGTTTTCTTCGCGTGGCGTAGATGGGACAACTATCGAGGAAATCGCGCGATCGGCGGGTGTCTCAAAGCCCATCGTTTATGAGCACTTTGGTTCCAAGGAAGCGCTCTACATGGAAGTGGTGACCAACGAATACCGGGAGTTATTGGCCCGAATCACCGAGTCACTCTCGGGCGAAGATACTTCGCGCGTTTTGTTGGAAAAGGCGGCGCTCGCCATCCTGACCTACATCGAAGACAACACCGCAGGGTTCCGCATCCTGGTCCGGGATGCCCCACCGTCCGAGCCGGGCGGGACATATGCCACGCTGCTCTCCAAGGTCACCGAACAGGTTGAGGAGATCCTTGCTGACGAATTTACGCAGCGTGGATTTAGCGCGGAGGACAGCTCCATCTACGCTCAAATGCTCGTGGGTATGGTGGCGATGACGGCACAGTGGTGGCTGGATGCACGAGTACCGGACAAGCGAACGGTTGCCGCTCACGTGGTGAACCTCGCCTGGTACGGGCTTACGGGGCTTCGAAAGGAACCCGGGCTCCGCGATTCTTGA
- the glmU gene encoding bifunctional UDP-N-acetylglucosamine diphosphorylase/glucosamine-1-phosphate N-acetyltransferase GlmU produces MSVQANAPAAVIVLAAGAGTRMKSAKPKILHELGGRSMVGHALAAAEGLAPQTLVAVVRFERERVVEHLLQIKPDLVIADQDEVPGTGRAVQQGLDQLNPALEGTVVVTYGDVPLLTTELLNELVATHDRDGNAVTVLTALLQDATGYGRILRAEDGTVTGIREHKDASDEERAIREVNSGIYAFDAQVLRSALAEVTTDNAQGEMYLTDVLGIARSTGGRVAAVVTEDAWQVEGANDRVQLAALGKEMNRRILEKWMRSGVSIIDPDSTWIDVQVALSNDVTIKPGTQLHGTTAVGTDAVIGPDTTLTNTRVGRGAKVVRSDVTDSSIAEGSSVGPFAYLRPKTILGPDAKIGAFYETKNIVVGRGSKLSHLGYAGDAEIGEFTNIGCGNITANYDGVNKHRTVIGSHVRTASNTVFVAPVSVGDGAYTGAGAIVRKNVPAGALALTVAPQRNTEGWTITKRPGSPAAEAAFKSALDSGLVAGSADQAK; encoded by the coding sequence TTGAGCGTTCAAGCCAACGCACCAGCCGCTGTCATCGTTCTCGCCGCAGGTGCGGGAACCCGGATGAAATCGGCGAAACCCAAGATCTTGCACGAACTCGGCGGTCGTTCGATGGTCGGCCACGCGCTGGCCGCGGCCGAGGGACTGGCCCCGCAAACTCTTGTAGCAGTAGTCCGCTTCGAACGCGAACGCGTCGTTGAGCACCTCCTCCAGATCAAGCCGGATCTTGTCATCGCCGACCAAGATGAAGTTCCAGGTACCGGAAGGGCTGTTCAGCAGGGCTTGGACCAGCTGAACCCCGCTCTTGAGGGAACCGTCGTGGTGACCTACGGTGATGTGCCGCTGTTGACCACAGAGTTGCTCAACGAACTAGTTGCCACACATGACCGTGACGGCAATGCCGTCACGGTTCTCACCGCACTTCTTCAGGACGCCACCGGCTATGGTCGAATTCTGCGCGCCGAGGACGGAACCGTCACCGGAATCCGTGAGCACAAGGATGCGTCCGACGAAGAGCGTGCCATCCGTGAAGTGAACTCAGGGATCTACGCGTTTGACGCTCAGGTATTGCGCTCGGCACTGGCCGAGGTCACTACCGACAACGCGCAGGGCGAAATGTACCTCACCGACGTTCTGGGCATTGCCCGGTCCACCGGGGGGCGCGTCGCCGCGGTTGTCACCGAGGACGCGTGGCAGGTCGAAGGTGCAAACGACCGTGTCCAGCTTGCCGCACTTGGCAAGGAAATGAACCGTCGCATCTTGGAAAAGTGGATGCGCTCCGGAGTGAGCATCATTGATCCGGACAGCACCTGGATTGACGTTCAGGTGGCACTGTCCAACGACGTCACCATCAAGCCGGGAACGCAGCTTCACGGAACCACCGCCGTCGGCACCGACGCTGTCATCGGTCCAGATACCACACTGACTAACACTCGGGTAGGTCGCGGTGCCAAGGTAGTCCGTTCGGACGTCACCGATTCAAGCATCGCCGAGGGTTCCTCCGTGGGCCCCTTCGCCTATCTTCGCCCGAAGACCATTCTTGGTCCGGACGCTAAGATTGGCGCCTTCTACGAGACCAAGAACATCGTTGTTGGCCGTGGTTCTAAGCTTTCACACCTCGGCTACGCCGGTGACGCTGAGATTGGCGAATTCACCAATATCGGCTGTGGCAACATCACCGCTAACTATGACGGCGTCAACAAACACCGCACCGTCATCGGCTCGCATGTTCGCACCGCCTCCAACACCGTATTCGTTGCCCCAGTTAGCGTGGGCGACGGAGCATATACAGGTGCAGGTGCGATCGTACGCAAAAACGTTCCGGCAGGGGCGCTCGCCCTTACCGTGGCCCCGCAGCGCAATACGGAGGGCTGGACGATCACCAAGCGTCCGGGTTCCCCGGCTGCGGAAGCTGCTTTCAAGTCCGCACTTGATTCTGGCTTAGTCGCCGGATCAGCGGATCAGGCAAAGTAA
- a CDS encoding ribose-phosphate diphosphokinase produces the protein MSELTYTVDKKLVLASGRAHPELAEEVAAALGTELLPMSAYDFANGEIYVRSGESVRGKDVFVIQAHPAPLNNWLMEQLIMVDSMKRASAHRITVVAPFYPYARQDKKGRGREPISARLVADMFKAAGADRIMSVDLHTAQIQGFFDGPVDHLFAIPLLADYIREIVGDDAVTVVSPDTGRVRVAEQWAERLGGAPLAFVHKSRDLTVPNQAVSKTVVGQVEGRTCVLIDDMIDTGGTIAGAVKVLKDAGAKDVIIAATHAVFSDPAAQRLAECGAREVVVTNTLPIPESKRFDSLTVLSIAPLLARAITEVFEDGSVTSLFDGDA, from the coding sequence ATGAGCGAACTGACCTATACCGTCGATAAGAAGTTGGTACTGGCTTCCGGGCGTGCCCACCCCGAATTGGCCGAGGAGGTGGCAGCGGCCCTCGGGACCGAACTGCTTCCGATGAGTGCCTATGATTTCGCCAACGGTGAGATCTACGTGCGTTCCGGCGAATCGGTGCGAGGCAAGGATGTATTTGTCATCCAGGCTCACCCCGCGCCGCTGAACAACTGGTTGATGGAACAGCTGATCATGGTTGACTCCATGAAGCGCGCCTCGGCTCACCGCATCACGGTAGTGGCCCCGTTCTACCCCTATGCACGTCAGGACAAGAAGGGCCGTGGACGCGAGCCGATCTCGGCTCGTTTGGTCGCCGACATGTTCAAGGCTGCCGGCGCCGATCGCATCATGAGCGTTGACCTGCACACCGCGCAGATTCAGGGCTTCTTCGATGGCCCCGTCGATCACCTCTTTGCCATCCCGTTGCTGGCTGACTACATCCGTGAAATCGTCGGCGACGATGCCGTCACCGTTGTTTCCCCGGATACCGGACGCGTTCGTGTTGCAGAGCAGTGGGCGGAACGCCTTGGCGGCGCGCCGCTGGCGTTTGTGCACAAGTCTCGTGACCTCACTGTTCCGAACCAGGCTGTCTCCAAGACGGTCGTTGGCCAGGTTGAGGGCCGCACCTGCGTATTGATCGATGACATGATCGACACGGGCGGAACCATTGCCGGTGCTGTGAAGGTGCTGAAGGACGCAGGAGCCAAGGACGTGATCATCGCCGCGACGCACGCTGTGTTCTCGGACCCCGCAGCGCAGCGCCTGGCCGAATGTGGCGCCCGTGAGGTCGTGGTGACCAATACGTTGCCGATCCCGGAGTCCAAGCGCTTCGATTCCTTGACGGTTCTCTCCATCGCACCATTGTTGGCACGCGCCATCACCGAAGTCTTTGAAGATGGTTCTGTGACCAGCCTCTTTGACGGCGACGCCTAA
- a CDS encoding 50S ribosomal protein L25/general stress protein Ctc — protein sequence MSNILTLDGELRTDFGKGAARQARRAGKIPAVIYGHGTDPVRVLLPLAATTLAVRGANALLNISVDGEDTITLVKDIQRHALRQTVDHLDLLIVKKGEKVIVEVSIVVEGALPAGAVLSMDHPSVSVEAEAVALPERVIVNIDGLTPGTHILASDLILPEGTALAVEANTVVAMIEAVATETEEESAASAE from the coding sequence ATGAGCAACATCCTCACGCTTGACGGCGAACTGCGCACCGACTTCGGCAAGGGCGCAGCCCGCCAGGCCCGCCGCGCCGGCAAGATCCCTGCAGTAATCTACGGTCACGGTACCGATCCGGTCCGCGTTCTGTTGCCGTTGGCTGCAACCACCCTTGCTGTTCGTGGTGCTAACGCACTGTTGAACATCTCGGTTGATGGCGAAGACACCATCACCTTGGTGAAGGACATCCAGCGCCACGCACTGCGCCAGACCGTTGATCACCTTGACCTCTTGATCGTCAAGAAGGGCGAGAAGGTTATCGTTGAGGTTTCCATCGTCGTCGAAGGTGCACTGCCTGCCGGTGCCGTTCTGTCCATGGACCACCCGTCGGTTTCCGTTGAGGCTGAAGCTGTGGCACTGCCGGAGCGCGTTATCGTCAACATCGATGGCCTCACCCCGGGTACGCACATCCTTGCTTCGGATCTGATCCTGCCGGAGGGCACCGCCCTGGCCGTTGAAGCCAACACCGTTGTCGCCATGATCGAAGCCGTTGCAACCGAGACCGAAGAAGAATCGGCAGCTTCCGCCGAGTAG
- the pth gene encoding aminoacyl-tRNA hydrolase: MSSDTWLVAGLGNPGPGYAHNRHNVGQMVLDELSSRVGGKFKSHSSRAQILEGRMGIGGPRLVLAKPMTYMNLSGGPVANLAKFFGIDPAHVIAVHDEIDIDFDTIKLKIGGGEGGHNGLRDISKALGTKDYIRVRVGVGRPPGRMDTADYVLKDFSKDEKNDLPFLIDTAADAVEAIMSLGLDAAQRKFHIA; the protein is encoded by the coding sequence ATGAGTAGCGATACCTGGCTTGTAGCCGGGCTCGGGAATCCCGGGCCCGGCTACGCGCATAACAGGCATAATGTGGGCCAAATGGTCTTGGATGAATTGTCTTCACGCGTGGGGGGCAAATTCAAATCGCATAGTTCCCGCGCTCAGATCCTTGAAGGCCGCATGGGGATCGGCGGCCCCCGGCTCGTTCTCGCCAAGCCGATGACTTACATGAATCTCTCGGGTGGCCCGGTGGCCAACCTCGCGAAGTTTTTTGGCATCGATCCCGCACATGTCATTGCAGTGCACGACGAAATCGATATTGACTTCGACACCATCAAGCTCAAAATTGGTGGCGGCGAAGGTGGGCACAATGGCTTGCGCGATATTTCCAAGGCGCTGGGCACCAAAGACTACATTAGGGTCCGGGTTGGCGTTGGTCGGCCCCCTGGTCGTATGGACACCGCGGATTATGTCCTCAAGGACTTCTCCAAGGACGAAAAGAACGATCTTCCGTTCCTGATCGACACAGCGGCGGACGCCGTTGAAGCGATCATGAGCCTGGGACTTGACGCTGCGCAGCGCAAATTTCATATCGCCTGA
- a CDS encoding SufS family cysteine desulfurase, whose translation MQDTLPNPLNDVEVARLRADFPILGRSINGAPLTYLDSGATSQKPSCVYEAEQHFYENFNAAVHRGAHSLAVEATDIFEQARTAVAEFIGAKDNEVVWTSNATEALNLITYSFGNASTGLGGDAAKRFALGVGDEIVVTELEHHANLIPWQQLAQRTGATLKYIPVDESGALRMDLAGDIITPATRILAFTHVSNVLGTVIDVAALVALARNVGALTVLDGCQSVPHLPVDVKSLDVDFMAFSGHKMLGPTGIGGLYGRAELLDAMPPFLTGGSMITSVSMESAQFLPSPMRFEAGTQRISQAHGLATAVSYLREVGMERIAGWEEYLGERMLKGLSSIDGVRVLGPGLGAARIGTAPFIIEGVHPHDVGQFLDSRGVAVRVGHHCAQPLHRALGVVSSTRASTYLYNTTSDIDALLNAVADVRGYFGVVK comes from the coding sequence ATGCAAGACACCCTTCCCAACCCTCTGAATGACGTGGAGGTTGCGCGGTTACGGGCAGACTTCCCAATCCTGGGGCGCAGCATCAACGGTGCACCGCTGACCTATCTGGATTCCGGAGCCACTTCTCAGAAGCCGAGCTGCGTCTACGAGGCGGAACAGCACTTCTACGAAAACTTCAATGCCGCCGTACACCGCGGAGCCCATTCACTGGCCGTTGAGGCAACAGATATTTTCGAACAGGCGCGTACCGCGGTAGCCGAATTTATCGGTGCCAAAGACAACGAAGTCGTGTGGACCTCGAACGCCACCGAAGCACTAAACCTCATCACTTACTCCTTCGGAAATGCGAGTACAGGACTCGGGGGAGACGCCGCCAAGCGCTTCGCGCTCGGCGTTGGCGACGAAATCGTCGTCACCGAACTTGAGCACCACGCCAATCTAATCCCTTGGCAGCAGCTGGCCCAACGCACAGGCGCCACCCTGAAGTACATTCCGGTGGACGAATCAGGTGCACTGCGTATGGATCTGGCTGGCGATATCATCACCCCGGCCACACGGATCCTCGCCTTCACTCACGTTTCGAACGTCCTAGGCACCGTGATCGATGTTGCTGCGCTGGTGGCACTGGCCCGCAACGTTGGAGCATTGACGGTATTGGACGGCTGCCAGTCGGTGCCGCACCTTCCGGTTGATGTTAAATCCCTTGACGTGGACTTCATGGCGTTTTCCGGACACAAGATGCTTGGCCCGACGGGGATCGGCGGACTCTACGGTCGTGCCGAACTTCTCGACGCGATGCCTCCGTTCCTCACCGGGGGATCCATGATTACCTCCGTGAGCATGGAGAGCGCACAGTTCCTTCCCTCGCCGATGCGTTTTGAGGCCGGGACGCAGCGCATCTCCCAGGCCCACGGGCTGGCCACGGCTGTTTCCTATCTGCGTGAAGTGGGCATGGAGCGGATCGCAGGCTGGGAGGAATACCTGGGCGAGCGCATGCTCAAGGGACTCTCGTCCATCGATGGCGTCCGCGTTCTTGGCCCCGGCCTTGGCGCTGCACGCATTGGAACCGCACCCTTCATCATCGAAGGGGTGCACCCCCACGATGTGGGCCAGTTCCTCGACTCGCGCGGTGTAGCCGTTCGCGTGGGGCATCACTGCGCTCAACCGCTACACCGGGCACTGGGAGTGGTTTCCAGTACCCGAGCTAGCACCTATTTATACAACACCACCAGCGACATCGATGCTCTGCTGAATGCAGTAGCTGACGTGCGCGGATACTTCGGAGTCGTCAAGTGA
- the sufU gene encoding Fe-S cluster assembly sulfur transfer protein SufU has translation MSDLDQLYQQIILDHAKARHGAGLLEAPEGIAHGESLQHNPVCGDHIQLRLQLDGDVVKNVSWEGDGCSISMASASVLSEMAEGLDREEFMSILNEFRELMRSRGTRAGDEEVLGDGAAFAGVSKFPARVKCAMLSWVAAEAALLQARA, from the coding sequence GTGAGCGATCTGGACCAGCTGTACCAACAAATCATCTTGGACCATGCCAAGGCCCGGCACGGTGCCGGACTGCTCGAGGCACCCGAGGGCATTGCCCACGGCGAATCGTTGCAGCACAACCCCGTCTGTGGTGACCACATCCAATTGCGTCTCCAGCTTGATGGTGACGTCGTTAAGAACGTCTCCTGGGAGGGCGACGGCTGCTCGATCTCCATGGCTTCGGCCTCGGTGCTCAGCGAAATGGCAGAAGGTCTCGACCGCGAAGAATTCATGAGCATTCTGAACGAGTTCCGTGAACTAATGCGTTCGCGTGGAACCCGGGCCGGAGACGAAGAGGTCCTCGGGGACGGGGCAGCCTTCGCCGGTGTCTCTAAATTCCCGGCTCGAGTGAAGTGCGCGATGCTTTCCTGGGTTGCCGCGGAGGCAGCCCTGTTGCAGGCCCGCGCCTAG
- the nhaA gene encoding Na+/H+ antiporter NhaA has protein sequence MSQAPTPTPKPKTAFGPGSYAESLRIGEILRKETVGGLVLIIGAVIALIWANSPAADSYFALRDFHIGFAIFGIDLDLSLGHWAADGLLAVFFFLVGLELKKEFVAGDLRDMKRAIVPVTAAFGGVLVPALIFVALNASTGGETLRGWAIPTATDIAFAVAVLAVIGSNLPSPLRIFLLTLAVVDDLIAIVIIAFVFTDDLRPPYLLLAMIPIAIFAFVTHKWPKFFAAQLWAPWLILLPLGIIAWALVFGSGIHSTIAGVVLGFCVPVLRKNKHEIDKPGLAEQFEHRFRPLSSGFCVPIFAFFSAGVAVGGAEGFASALSDPVLWGVVIGLVFGKPIGILGATWLVTRSSKANLDPDTKWGDLLGVTFLAGIGFTVSLLVSELSFGLASPHYDHAKVAILLGSLIAAVLGTIWLRPRDRRYRLINEKAARDDNGDNIPDIFQRPENNA, from the coding sequence ATGAGCCAAGCTCCCACACCTACACCAAAGCCCAAGACGGCTTTTGGCCCCGGCAGTTATGCCGAATCGCTCCGCATCGGCGAAATTCTGCGCAAAGAAACTGTCGGCGGGCTAGTCCTCATCATTGGCGCAGTTATTGCGCTAATTTGGGCCAACTCTCCCGCGGCCGACAGCTACTTCGCACTACGCGACTTCCACATCGGGTTCGCCATCTTTGGCATCGACCTTGATCTCTCGCTGGGCCACTGGGCTGCCGACGGGTTACTCGCGGTGTTCTTCTTTCTGGTCGGCCTAGAGCTCAAAAAAGAGTTTGTCGCCGGCGATTTGCGCGACATGAAACGTGCCATCGTCCCGGTGACGGCGGCCTTCGGCGGCGTCCTGGTTCCAGCGCTGATATTTGTTGCCCTGAACGCCTCGACCGGAGGGGAAACCTTGCGCGGCTGGGCCATCCCCACCGCCACGGACATTGCCTTCGCTGTTGCAGTTCTAGCGGTCATCGGTTCAAATCTTCCCTCCCCGCTGCGGATCTTCCTGCTGACACTCGCGGTCGTGGATGACCTCATTGCCATTGTCATCATCGCCTTCGTCTTCACCGATGATCTGCGGCCACCATATCTGCTGTTGGCAATGATTCCCATTGCCATTTTTGCCTTCGTCACCCACAAATGGCCCAAGTTCTTTGCTGCCCAGTTGTGGGCCCCCTGGCTGATCCTTTTGCCCCTGGGCATCATCGCTTGGGCACTAGTCTTCGGCTCTGGCATCCACTCCACCATCGCGGGCGTCGTGCTGGGTTTCTGCGTCCCAGTGCTGCGAAAGAACAAGCATGAGATCGACAAGCCGGGCCTGGCCGAACAGTTCGAACACCGTTTCCGTCCGCTCTCCAGCGGTTTCTGCGTTCCGATTTTTGCGTTCTTCTCCGCTGGCGTGGCCGTGGGTGGCGCCGAAGGCTTCGCCTCGGCGCTGAGCGACCCGGTACTCTGGGGCGTCGTCATCGGGCTCGTGTTTGGTAAGCCCATCGGCATTCTCGGAGCCACTTGGTTGGTGACTCGGTCGTCTAAGGCCAATCTAGATCCGGACACCAAATGGGGTGACCTACTCGGCGTGACATTCCTGGCCGGGATCGGTTTCACCGTCTCGCTGTTGGTCTCCGAGCTGTCATTCGGATTGGCCTCACCACATTATGACCATGCCAAGGTGGCCATTCTGCTGGGCTCCCTGATTGCTGCGGTTCTCGGCACGATTTGGTTACGCCCCCGAGACCGTCGTTACCGATTGATCAATGAGAAAGCTGCCCGAGATGACAACGGGGACAATATCCCCGATATCTTCCAGCGCCCGGAGAACAACGCCTAA
- a CDS encoding DUF1737 domain-containing protein, giving the protein MSEEKTLLAYRLITGPDDSSFCERISTALAEGYVLHGGPAVTFDGTNVICAQAIILPKAVATSDAAVSSAVDELDSNLVFDGDGIA; this is encoded by the coding sequence ATGTCCGAAGAAAAAACCTTGCTGGCCTACCGGTTGATTACCGGACCCGATGACAGCAGCTTCTGTGAGCGCATCTCTACCGCCCTCGCCGAGGGATATGTGCTCCATGGTGGGCCCGCCGTGACCTTCGATGGCACCAACGTCATCTGCGCCCAAGCAATCATCCTCCCGAAGGCCGTCGCCACCAGCGATGCAGCCGTGTCCAGCGCCGTGGACGAGCTTGACTCGAATCTGGTCTTCGACGGAGATGGGATCGCCTGA